One window from the genome of Bubalus kerabau isolate K-KA32 ecotype Philippines breed swamp buffalo chromosome 17, PCC_UOA_SB_1v2, whole genome shotgun sequence encodes:
- the LIG1 gene encoding DNA ligase 1 isoform X3: protein MERLGPQPEGLLVTSPALLCGCRNRKLVTRGEEEWGENSDTVMQRSIMSFFQPKKEGKAKKPEKETSKSIRETESPPKVALKERNRVVSEGDSPVKRPGRKATRVLGSEGEEEEEEAPTTPRSQKPASDSPQASPPSPVTLPESSPSRSKPSPAVASPSGIPKRRTARKQLPKRTFQDVLKEQGEDEDPETKKKKEEEEAETPTESLPEPEGGDKEEVESGDQPTTPPEPQKTSTESPTESVSEPGVTVKQEPQENDQAQPPPKTPKTLSSFFSPRKPAVKKEAKEEGLGALRKDETKGHLDPPSYNPAKNSYHPIEDACWKAGQRVPYLAVARAFEKIEEVSARLRMVETLSNLLRSVVALSPADLLPVLYLSLNRLGPPQQGLELGIGEGILLKAVAQATGRQLESVRAEVAEKGDVGLVAESSRSTQRLVLPPPALTAAGVFTKFRDIAQLAGSASTTKKIDVIKGLFVACRHSEARFIARALSGRLRLGLAEQSVLAALAQAVSLTPPGQECPPAVVDAGKGKTAEARKTWLEEQGMILKQTFCEVPDLDRIVPVLLEHGLERLPEHCRLSPGVPLKPMLAHPTRGVSEVLKRFEEAAFTCEYKYDGQRAQIHVLEGGEVKIFSRNQEDNTGRYPDIISRIPKIKLPSVTSFILDTEAVAWDREKKQIQPFQVLTTRKRKEVDAAEIQVQVCLYAFDLIYLNGESLVREPLSRRRQLLRENFVETEGEFVFATSLDTKDTEQIAEFLEQSVKDSCEGLMVKTLDVDATYEIAKRSHNWLKLKKDYLEGVGDTLDLVVIGAYLGKGKRAGRYGGFLLASYDEESEEFQAICKLGTGFSDEELEEHHQRLQALVLPTPRSYVRADGAVAPDHWLDPSDVWEVKCADLSLSPIYPAARGLVDSEKGISLRFPRFIRVREDKKPEQATTSAQVAGLYKKQSQIQNQQGAEPDSEQEEFY from the exons ATGGAGAGGCTTGGACCGCAACCCGAAGGACTCCTGGTGACCAGTCCCGCTCTACTCTGCGGTTGCAGGAACAGG AAACTGGTGACCAGAGGAGAGGAGGAGTGGGGAGAGAATTCTGATACCGTCATGCAGCGAAGTATCAT GTCATTTTTCCAGCCCAAGAAAGAGGGCAAAGCAAAGAAGCCAGAGAAGGAGACATCCAAGAGCATCAGAGAAACGGAGTCCCCTCCGAA GGTGGCGCTGAAGGAGCGGAATCGAGTGGTGTCTGAGGGTGACTCTCCAGTGAAGAGGCCGGGGAGGAAGGCGACCCGGGTCCTGGGCAGCGAGggcgaggaggaggaagaggaagcccccaccacccccagaagCCAG aaGCCTGCTTCAGACTCTCCACAGGCCTCGCCTCCCAGTCCTGTCACACTGCCTGAGAGCAGCCCTTCCCGCTCCAAACCCTCCCCAGCGGTTGCATCCCCATCAGGGATCCCAAAGCGTCGCACGG CCCGGAAGCAGCTTCCCAAACGGACATTTCAGGATGTCCTGAAAGAGCAGGGCGAGGACGAGGACCCAGAAActaagaagaagaaggaggaagaag AAGCGGAGACACCAACAGAAAGCCTCCCAGAGCCTGAAGGGGGCGACAAGGAGGAAGTGGAAAGCGGGGACCAGCCCACGACGCCCCCTGAGCCCCAGAAGACCTCCA CAGAGTCCCCGACAGAAAGCGTTTCAGAGCCCGGGGTGACGGTGaagcaggaaccacaggagaatGACCAGGCTCAACCACCCCCCAAAACTCCAAAGACCCTCAGCAGTTTCTTCT CCCCCCGGAAGCCAGCTGTCAAAAAAGAAGCGAAAGAAGAAGGACTTGGTGCTCTGAGAAAGGACGAGACCAAGGG ACACCTGGACCCACCGAGCTACAATCCTGCCAAGAACAGCTACCACCCCATCGAAGATGCCTGCTGGAAGGCGGGCCAGAG GGTTCCTTATCTGGCTGTGGCCCGGGCGTTCGAGAAGATCGAGGAGGTCTCTGCTCG gctccGGATGGTGGAGACGCTGAGCAACCTGCTGCGCTCCGTGGTGGCCCTGTCACCTGCTGACCTCCTGCCCGTCCTCTACCTGAGCCTCAACCGCCTGGGGCCGCCCCAGCAGGGCCTGGAGCTCGGCATCGGAGAGGGCATCCTCCTCAAGGCAGTGGCCCAGGCCACGG GTCGGCAGCTGGAGTCCGTCCGGGCCGAGGTGGCCGAGAAGGGTGATGTGGGGCTGGTGGCCGAGAGCAGCCGCAGCACCCAGAGGCTTGTGCTGCCCCCGCCCGCGCTCACTGCCGCCGGCGTCTTCACCAAGTTCCGGGACATCGCGCAGCTGGCAGGCAGCGCT TCCACAACCAAGAAGATCGATGTCATCAAAGGCCTCTTTGTGGCTTGCCGTCACTCAGAGGCACGTTTCATTGCCAG AGCCCTGAGTGGACGGCTGCGCCTTGGGCTGGCTGAGCAGTCAGTGCTGGCTGCCCTCGCCCAGGCTGTGAGCCTCACACCGCCCGGTCAAG AATGCCCCCCCGCCGTGGTGGACGCCGGGAAGGGCAAGACGGCAGAAGCCAGAAAGACGTGGCTGGAGGAGCAAGGCATGATCCTGAAGCAGACTTTCTG TGAGGTACCTGACCTGGACCGGATTGTCCCTGTGCTTCTGGAACATGGCCTGGAGCGGCTCCCAGAGCACTGCAGACTGAGCCCAG GGGTTCCCCTGAAACCAATGTTGGCCCACCCCACCCGGGGCGTCAGTGAGGTCCTGAAGCGCTTTGAGGAGGCAGCTTTCACCTGCGAGTACAAATACGACGGGCAGAGGGCACAG ATCCACGTTCTGGAAGGCGGGGAGGTGAAGATCTTCAGCAGGAATCAGGAGGACAATACTGGAAGGTACCCCGACATTATCAGCCGCATCCCTAAG ATTAAACTCCCATCGGTCACATCCTTCATCCTAGACACAGAAGCTGTAGCTTGGGACCGGGAAAAGAAGCAGATCCAGCCATTCCAAGTGCTCACCACCCGCAAACGCAAG GAGGTGGACGCGGCGGAGATCCAGGTGCAGGTGTGTCTGTATGCCTTCGATCTCATCTACCTCAACGGAGAG TCCCTGGTACGTGAGCCCCTCTCCCGACGCCGGCAGCTGCTCCGGGAGAACTTCGTGGAGACGGAGGGCGAGTTCGTCTTTGCCACCTCCCTGGACACCAAGGACACGGAGCAGATTGCCGAGTTCCTGGAGCAGTCAGTGAAAG ACTCCTGCGAGGGGCTGATGGTGAAGACCCTGGACGTGGACGCCACCTACGAGATCGCCAAGAGGTCACACAACTGGCTCAAG CTGAAGAAGGACTACCTCGAGGGTGTGGGCGACACCCTGGACCTCGTAGTGATTGGTGCCTACCTGGGCAAGGGGAAACGGGCCGGCCGGTACGGGGGCTTCCTGCTGGCCTCGTACGACGAGGAGAGCGAGGAGTTCCAGGCCATCTGCAAG CTCGGAACTGGCTTCAGTGACGAGGAGCTGGAAGAGCACCACCAGAGGCTCCAG GCCTTAGTGCTGCCCACCCCACGCTCCTACGTCCGGGCCGATGGCGCGGTGGCCCCCGACCACTGGCTGGACCCCAGCGACGTGTGGGAGGTGAAGTGCGCGGACCTCTCCCTGTCCCCCATCTACCCTGCGGCCCGGGGCCTG GTGGACAGCGAGAAGGGGATCTCCCTCCGCTTCCCTCGGTTTATTCGTGTCCGTGAGGACAAGAAGCCGGAGCAGGCCACTACCAGTGCCCAG GTGGCCGGTCTGTACAAGAAGCAGAGTCAGATTCAGAACCAGCAGGGTGCGGAGCCGGACTCCGAGCAGGAAGAGTTCTACTAG
- the LIG1 gene encoding DNA ligase 1 isoform X1, with amino-acid sequence MKKEFQKKKNFNGARSQMFLILLVAQDEEQEVTSGISNPEFFYHLDEKGQLRDVEKLEGSSRDGRRERLEMMPRDSSLYAAAKSLQSCLTLCDPIDGSPLGSAVPGILQKLVTRGEEEWGENSDTVMQRSIMSFFQPKKEGKAKKPEKETSKSIRETESPPKVALKERNRVVSEGDSPVKRPGRKATRVLGSEGEEEEEEAPTTPRSQKPASDSPQASPPSPVTLPESSPSRSKPSPAVASPSGIPKRRTARKQLPKRTFQDVLKEQGEDEDPETKKKKEEEEAETPTESLPEPEGGDKEEVESGDQPTTPPEPQKTSTESPTESVSEPGVTVKQEPQENDQAQPPPKTPKTLSSFFSPRKPAVKKEAKEEGLGALRKDETKGHLDPPSYNPAKNSYHPIEDACWKAGQRVPYLAVARAFEKIEEVSARLRMVETLSNLLRSVVALSPADLLPVLYLSLNRLGPPQQGLELGIGEGILLKAVAQATGRQLESVRAEVAEKGDVGLVAESSRSTQRLVLPPPALTAAGVFTKFRDIAQLAGSASTTKKIDVIKGLFVACRHSEARFIARALSGRLRLGLAEQSVLAALAQAVSLTPPGQECPPAVVDAGKGKTAEARKTWLEEQGMILKQTFCEVPDLDRIVPVLLEHGLERLPEHCRLSPGVPLKPMLAHPTRGVSEVLKRFEEAAFTCEYKYDGQRAQIHVLEGGEVKIFSRNQEDNTGRYPDIISRIPKIKLPSVTSFILDTEAVAWDREKKQIQPFQVLTTRKRKEVDAAEIQVQVCLYAFDLIYLNGESLVREPLSRRRQLLRENFVETEGEFVFATSLDTKDTEQIAEFLEQSVKDSCEGLMVKTLDVDATYEIAKRSHNWLKLKKDYLEGVGDTLDLVVIGAYLGKGKRAGRYGGFLLASYDEESEEFQAICKLGTGFSDEELEEHHQRLQALVLPTPRSYVRADGAVAPDHWLDPSDVWEVKCADLSLSPIYPAARGLVDSEKGISLRFPRFIRVREDKKPEQATTSAQVAGLYKKQSQIQNQQGAEPDSEQEEFY; translated from the exons ATGAAgaaagaatttcaaaaaaaaaagaatttcaatggAGCAAGGAGTCAGATGTTTCTAATCCTGCTGGTGGCCCAAGATGAGGAACAGGAGGTGACTTCCGGAATTAGCAACCCAGAGTTCTTCTATCACCTTGATGAGAAGGGCCAGCTGAGGGATGTGGAGAAACTTGAAGGTTCAAGCAgggatgggaggagagagagactggAGATGATGCCACGGGACAGTtctttgtatgctgctgctaagtcacttcagtcgtgtctgactctgtgcgaccccatagatggcagcccactaggctccgccgtccctgggattctccag AAACTGGTGACCAGAGGAGAGGAGGAGTGGGGAGAGAATTCTGATACCGTCATGCAGCGAAGTATCAT GTCATTTTTCCAGCCCAAGAAAGAGGGCAAAGCAAAGAAGCCAGAGAAGGAGACATCCAAGAGCATCAGAGAAACGGAGTCCCCTCCGAA GGTGGCGCTGAAGGAGCGGAATCGAGTGGTGTCTGAGGGTGACTCTCCAGTGAAGAGGCCGGGGAGGAAGGCGACCCGGGTCCTGGGCAGCGAGggcgaggaggaggaagaggaagcccccaccacccccagaagCCAG aaGCCTGCTTCAGACTCTCCACAGGCCTCGCCTCCCAGTCCTGTCACACTGCCTGAGAGCAGCCCTTCCCGCTCCAAACCCTCCCCAGCGGTTGCATCCCCATCAGGGATCCCAAAGCGTCGCACGG CCCGGAAGCAGCTTCCCAAACGGACATTTCAGGATGTCCTGAAAGAGCAGGGCGAGGACGAGGACCCAGAAActaagaagaagaaggaggaagaag AAGCGGAGACACCAACAGAAAGCCTCCCAGAGCCTGAAGGGGGCGACAAGGAGGAAGTGGAAAGCGGGGACCAGCCCACGACGCCCCCTGAGCCCCAGAAGACCTCCA CAGAGTCCCCGACAGAAAGCGTTTCAGAGCCCGGGGTGACGGTGaagcaggaaccacaggagaatGACCAGGCTCAACCACCCCCCAAAACTCCAAAGACCCTCAGCAGTTTCTTCT CCCCCCGGAAGCCAGCTGTCAAAAAAGAAGCGAAAGAAGAAGGACTTGGTGCTCTGAGAAAGGACGAGACCAAGGG ACACCTGGACCCACCGAGCTACAATCCTGCCAAGAACAGCTACCACCCCATCGAAGATGCCTGCTGGAAGGCGGGCCAGAG GGTTCCTTATCTGGCTGTGGCCCGGGCGTTCGAGAAGATCGAGGAGGTCTCTGCTCG gctccGGATGGTGGAGACGCTGAGCAACCTGCTGCGCTCCGTGGTGGCCCTGTCACCTGCTGACCTCCTGCCCGTCCTCTACCTGAGCCTCAACCGCCTGGGGCCGCCCCAGCAGGGCCTGGAGCTCGGCATCGGAGAGGGCATCCTCCTCAAGGCAGTGGCCCAGGCCACGG GTCGGCAGCTGGAGTCCGTCCGGGCCGAGGTGGCCGAGAAGGGTGATGTGGGGCTGGTGGCCGAGAGCAGCCGCAGCACCCAGAGGCTTGTGCTGCCCCCGCCCGCGCTCACTGCCGCCGGCGTCTTCACCAAGTTCCGGGACATCGCGCAGCTGGCAGGCAGCGCT TCCACAACCAAGAAGATCGATGTCATCAAAGGCCTCTTTGTGGCTTGCCGTCACTCAGAGGCACGTTTCATTGCCAG AGCCCTGAGTGGACGGCTGCGCCTTGGGCTGGCTGAGCAGTCAGTGCTGGCTGCCCTCGCCCAGGCTGTGAGCCTCACACCGCCCGGTCAAG AATGCCCCCCCGCCGTGGTGGACGCCGGGAAGGGCAAGACGGCAGAAGCCAGAAAGACGTGGCTGGAGGAGCAAGGCATGATCCTGAAGCAGACTTTCTG TGAGGTACCTGACCTGGACCGGATTGTCCCTGTGCTTCTGGAACATGGCCTGGAGCGGCTCCCAGAGCACTGCAGACTGAGCCCAG GGGTTCCCCTGAAACCAATGTTGGCCCACCCCACCCGGGGCGTCAGTGAGGTCCTGAAGCGCTTTGAGGAGGCAGCTTTCACCTGCGAGTACAAATACGACGGGCAGAGGGCACAG ATCCACGTTCTGGAAGGCGGGGAGGTGAAGATCTTCAGCAGGAATCAGGAGGACAATACTGGAAGGTACCCCGACATTATCAGCCGCATCCCTAAG ATTAAACTCCCATCGGTCACATCCTTCATCCTAGACACAGAAGCTGTAGCTTGGGACCGGGAAAAGAAGCAGATCCAGCCATTCCAAGTGCTCACCACCCGCAAACGCAAG GAGGTGGACGCGGCGGAGATCCAGGTGCAGGTGTGTCTGTATGCCTTCGATCTCATCTACCTCAACGGAGAG TCCCTGGTACGTGAGCCCCTCTCCCGACGCCGGCAGCTGCTCCGGGAGAACTTCGTGGAGACGGAGGGCGAGTTCGTCTTTGCCACCTCCCTGGACACCAAGGACACGGAGCAGATTGCCGAGTTCCTGGAGCAGTCAGTGAAAG ACTCCTGCGAGGGGCTGATGGTGAAGACCCTGGACGTGGACGCCACCTACGAGATCGCCAAGAGGTCACACAACTGGCTCAAG CTGAAGAAGGACTACCTCGAGGGTGTGGGCGACACCCTGGACCTCGTAGTGATTGGTGCCTACCTGGGCAAGGGGAAACGGGCCGGCCGGTACGGGGGCTTCCTGCTGGCCTCGTACGACGAGGAGAGCGAGGAGTTCCAGGCCATCTGCAAG CTCGGAACTGGCTTCAGTGACGAGGAGCTGGAAGAGCACCACCAGAGGCTCCAG GCCTTAGTGCTGCCCACCCCACGCTCCTACGTCCGGGCCGATGGCGCGGTGGCCCCCGACCACTGGCTGGACCCCAGCGACGTGTGGGAGGTGAAGTGCGCGGACCTCTCCCTGTCCCCCATCTACCCTGCGGCCCGGGGCCTG GTGGACAGCGAGAAGGGGATCTCCCTCCGCTTCCCTCGGTTTATTCGTGTCCGTGAGGACAAGAAGCCGGAGCAGGCCACTACCAGTGCCCAG GTGGCCGGTCTGTACAAGAAGCAGAGTCAGATTCAGAACCAGCAGGGTGCGGAGCCGGACTCCGAGCAGGAAGAGTTCTACTAG
- the LIG1 gene encoding DNA ligase 1 isoform X4: MQRSIMSFFQPKKEGKAKKPEKETSKSIRETESPPKVALKERNRVVSEGDSPVKRPGRKATRVLGSEGEEEEEEAPTTPRSQKPASDSPQASPPSPVTLPESSPSRSKPSPAVASPSGIPKRRTARKQLPKRTFQDVLKEQGEDEDPETKKKKEEEEAETPTESLPEPEGGDKEEVESGDQPTTPPEPQKTSTESPTESVSEPGVTVKQEPQENDQAQPPPKTPKTLSSFFSPRKPAVKKEAKEEGLGALRKDETKGHLDPPSYNPAKNSYHPIEDACWKAGQRVPYLAVARAFEKIEEVSARLRMVETLSNLLRSVVALSPADLLPVLYLSLNRLGPPQQGLELGIGEGILLKAVAQATGRQLESVRAEVAEKGDVGLVAESSRSTQRLVLPPPALTAAGVFTKFRDIAQLAGSASTTKKIDVIKGLFVACRHSEARFIARALSGRLRLGLAEQSVLAALAQAVSLTPPGQECPPAVVDAGKGKTAEARKTWLEEQGMILKQTFCEVPDLDRIVPVLLEHGLERLPEHCRLSPGVPLKPMLAHPTRGVSEVLKRFEEAAFTCEYKYDGQRAQIHVLEGGEVKIFSRNQEDNTGRYPDIISRIPKIKLPSVTSFILDTEAVAWDREKKQIQPFQVLTTRKRKEVDAAEIQVQVCLYAFDLIYLNGESLVREPLSRRRQLLRENFVETEGEFVFATSLDTKDTEQIAEFLEQSVKDSCEGLMVKTLDVDATYEIAKRSHNWLKLKKDYLEGVGDTLDLVVIGAYLGKGKRAGRYGGFLLASYDEESEEFQAICKLGTGFSDEELEEHHQRLQALVLPTPRSYVRADGAVAPDHWLDPSDVWEVKCADLSLSPIYPAARGLVDSEKGISLRFPRFIRVREDKKPEQATTSAQVAGLYKKQSQIQNQQGAEPDSEQEEFY, encoded by the exons ATGCAGCGAAGTATCAT GTCATTTTTCCAGCCCAAGAAAGAGGGCAAAGCAAAGAAGCCAGAGAAGGAGACATCCAAGAGCATCAGAGAAACGGAGTCCCCTCCGAA GGTGGCGCTGAAGGAGCGGAATCGAGTGGTGTCTGAGGGTGACTCTCCAGTGAAGAGGCCGGGGAGGAAGGCGACCCGGGTCCTGGGCAGCGAGggcgaggaggaggaagaggaagcccccaccacccccagaagCCAG aaGCCTGCTTCAGACTCTCCACAGGCCTCGCCTCCCAGTCCTGTCACACTGCCTGAGAGCAGCCCTTCCCGCTCCAAACCCTCCCCAGCGGTTGCATCCCCATCAGGGATCCCAAAGCGTCGCACGG CCCGGAAGCAGCTTCCCAAACGGACATTTCAGGATGTCCTGAAAGAGCAGGGCGAGGACGAGGACCCAGAAActaagaagaagaaggaggaagaag AAGCGGAGACACCAACAGAAAGCCTCCCAGAGCCTGAAGGGGGCGACAAGGAGGAAGTGGAAAGCGGGGACCAGCCCACGACGCCCCCTGAGCCCCAGAAGACCTCCA CAGAGTCCCCGACAGAAAGCGTTTCAGAGCCCGGGGTGACGGTGaagcaggaaccacaggagaatGACCAGGCTCAACCACCCCCCAAAACTCCAAAGACCCTCAGCAGTTTCTTCT CCCCCCGGAAGCCAGCTGTCAAAAAAGAAGCGAAAGAAGAAGGACTTGGTGCTCTGAGAAAGGACGAGACCAAGGG ACACCTGGACCCACCGAGCTACAATCCTGCCAAGAACAGCTACCACCCCATCGAAGATGCCTGCTGGAAGGCGGGCCAGAG GGTTCCTTATCTGGCTGTGGCCCGGGCGTTCGAGAAGATCGAGGAGGTCTCTGCTCG gctccGGATGGTGGAGACGCTGAGCAACCTGCTGCGCTCCGTGGTGGCCCTGTCACCTGCTGACCTCCTGCCCGTCCTCTACCTGAGCCTCAACCGCCTGGGGCCGCCCCAGCAGGGCCTGGAGCTCGGCATCGGAGAGGGCATCCTCCTCAAGGCAGTGGCCCAGGCCACGG GTCGGCAGCTGGAGTCCGTCCGGGCCGAGGTGGCCGAGAAGGGTGATGTGGGGCTGGTGGCCGAGAGCAGCCGCAGCACCCAGAGGCTTGTGCTGCCCCCGCCCGCGCTCACTGCCGCCGGCGTCTTCACCAAGTTCCGGGACATCGCGCAGCTGGCAGGCAGCGCT TCCACAACCAAGAAGATCGATGTCATCAAAGGCCTCTTTGTGGCTTGCCGTCACTCAGAGGCACGTTTCATTGCCAG AGCCCTGAGTGGACGGCTGCGCCTTGGGCTGGCTGAGCAGTCAGTGCTGGCTGCCCTCGCCCAGGCTGTGAGCCTCACACCGCCCGGTCAAG AATGCCCCCCCGCCGTGGTGGACGCCGGGAAGGGCAAGACGGCAGAAGCCAGAAAGACGTGGCTGGAGGAGCAAGGCATGATCCTGAAGCAGACTTTCTG TGAGGTACCTGACCTGGACCGGATTGTCCCTGTGCTTCTGGAACATGGCCTGGAGCGGCTCCCAGAGCACTGCAGACTGAGCCCAG GGGTTCCCCTGAAACCAATGTTGGCCCACCCCACCCGGGGCGTCAGTGAGGTCCTGAAGCGCTTTGAGGAGGCAGCTTTCACCTGCGAGTACAAATACGACGGGCAGAGGGCACAG ATCCACGTTCTGGAAGGCGGGGAGGTGAAGATCTTCAGCAGGAATCAGGAGGACAATACTGGAAGGTACCCCGACATTATCAGCCGCATCCCTAAG ATTAAACTCCCATCGGTCACATCCTTCATCCTAGACACAGAAGCTGTAGCTTGGGACCGGGAAAAGAAGCAGATCCAGCCATTCCAAGTGCTCACCACCCGCAAACGCAAG GAGGTGGACGCGGCGGAGATCCAGGTGCAGGTGTGTCTGTATGCCTTCGATCTCATCTACCTCAACGGAGAG TCCCTGGTACGTGAGCCCCTCTCCCGACGCCGGCAGCTGCTCCGGGAGAACTTCGTGGAGACGGAGGGCGAGTTCGTCTTTGCCACCTCCCTGGACACCAAGGACACGGAGCAGATTGCCGAGTTCCTGGAGCAGTCAGTGAAAG ACTCCTGCGAGGGGCTGATGGTGAAGACCCTGGACGTGGACGCCACCTACGAGATCGCCAAGAGGTCACACAACTGGCTCAAG CTGAAGAAGGACTACCTCGAGGGTGTGGGCGACACCCTGGACCTCGTAGTGATTGGTGCCTACCTGGGCAAGGGGAAACGGGCCGGCCGGTACGGGGGCTTCCTGCTGGCCTCGTACGACGAGGAGAGCGAGGAGTTCCAGGCCATCTGCAAG CTCGGAACTGGCTTCAGTGACGAGGAGCTGGAAGAGCACCACCAGAGGCTCCAG GCCTTAGTGCTGCCCACCCCACGCTCCTACGTCCGGGCCGATGGCGCGGTGGCCCCCGACCACTGGCTGGACCCCAGCGACGTGTGGGAGGTGAAGTGCGCGGACCTCTCCCTGTCCCCCATCTACCCTGCGGCCCGGGGCCTG GTGGACAGCGAGAAGGGGATCTCCCTCCGCTTCCCTCGGTTTATTCGTGTCCGTGAGGACAAGAAGCCGGAGCAGGCCACTACCAGTGCCCAG GTGGCCGGTCTGTACAAGAAGCAGAGTCAGATTCAGAACCAGCAGGGTGCGGAGCCGGACTCCGAGCAGGAAGAGTTCTACTAG